In Zhaonella formicivorans, one DNA window encodes the following:
- a CDS encoding S41 family peptidase, with amino-acid sequence MAKNKLRISCWFLMAVFFFSFLALPSGQAQAADNSDSQVLNEVRKYIVENFVRPVDAAQLNQDSVYGMVYSLQDPYSVYFSAKEFAEFQDSTDQTFSGVGMQVELINNFVTVVAPLKNTPASRGGVKSGDKIIAVDGEDVVGKPLDYVVGLIRGVPGTAVVLTIQREGEKEPLILSLTREQIQLEVVESKLLEDSIGYIRLTTFSSNADDEFDAAIADLKLKGMRALVFDLRHNPGGYLTSGLSIASDFAPKDSILLHVVGRDGIKNSYKSLSPALGIPTVVLVDKGSASASEIVAGAIQDLGAGKLVGTQTFGKASVQTVFRLSNGGALKLTTAKYLTPKEREIHGVGLTPDYVVEGEEAQLAKAVELLKDELAKLPPEKEPLKITLALNKKEAQVGQKAVALDAIPYLRNGRTLVPLRFMAEAFGSQVSWDKSKQAVVIVSGGKRIVLSPGEPKALIDGKEVKLEAPAELVNGRSFVPLRFISESLGARVDFSSAKQEIYIVK; translated from the coding sequence TTGGCAAAAAACAAGCTCAGGATTAGTTGTTGGTTTCTCATGGCAGTATTTTTCTTTAGTTTCCTGGCGCTTCCCTCGGGACAGGCCCAGGCAGCGGATAATTCCGACAGCCAGGTTTTAAATGAAGTTAGGAAATATATCGTTGAGAATTTTGTCCGTCCCGTAGATGCGGCCCAGTTGAACCAGGATTCTGTGTACGGCATGGTCTATAGTTTACAAGATCCCTACAGCGTCTATTTTTCAGCCAAAGAATTTGCGGAGTTTCAGGATTCTACCGACCAAACCTTTAGCGGCGTCGGCATGCAGGTGGAGTTGATTAATAACTTTGTAACCGTTGTGGCGCCCCTGAAAAATACCCCTGCTTCCCGGGGAGGAGTAAAGAGCGGCGATAAAATAATCGCTGTAGATGGCGAAGATGTGGTGGGCAAGCCCTTGGACTACGTGGTTGGTTTAATCAGGGGAGTGCCGGGCACTGCTGTGGTCCTCACCATCCAGCGGGAAGGGGAAAAAGAACCTCTCATTTTGTCTTTGACCCGGGAGCAAATCCAGCTGGAAGTGGTAGAGTCCAAATTGCTGGAGGACAGCATTGGTTACATCCGGTTAACCACATTTTCTTCCAATGCTGATGATGAGTTTGACGCGGCTATTGCAGATTTAAAGCTCAAAGGGATGCGGGCCCTGGTCTTTGACCTGCGGCACAACCCCGGGGGATATCTGACATCGGGCCTCAGCATTGCCTCCGATTTTGCGCCAAAAGACAGCATCCTGCTCCATGTGGTTGGCAGGGACGGCATCAAGAACAGCTACAAGTCCCTTTCCCCGGCTTTGGGTATTCCCACCGTTGTGCTGGTGGATAAAGGCAGTGCCAGCGCTTCCGAAATAGTGGCCGGCGCCATCCAGGACCTGGGCGCGGGCAAATTGGTAGGGACCCAGACCTTTGGCAAAGCTTCGGTGCAGACGGTCTTCAGGCTTTCCAACGGCGGGGCGCTTAAGCTCACTACCGCCAAGTACCTCACACCCAAGGAGCGGGAGATCCACGGCGTAGGGCTGACTCCTGACTATGTGGTGGAAGGGGAAGAGGCGCAGCTGGCCAAGGCCGTGGAGCTTTTAAAAGATGAGCTGGCAAAACTTCCCCCGGAAAAAGAGCCTCTCAAGATAACTTTGGCTTTAAACAAAAAAGAGGCGCAAGTGGGGCAAAAAGCAGTGGCCTTGGATGCCATCCCTTACCTGAGAAACGGCAGGACCCTGGTGCCGCTGCGCTTCATGGCGGAAGCTTTCGGCAGCCAGGTAAGCTGGGATAAAAGCAAGCAGGCAGTTGTAATTGTGTCCGGGGGAAAACGCATTGTGCTGTCTCCCGGTGAGCCCAAGGCCCTGATAGACGGCAAGGAAGTTAAGCTGGAAGCGCCGGCTGAACTGGTCAACGGCAGGTCTTTCGTGCCCCTGCGCTTTATCTCCGAGTCTTTGGGAGCAAGGGTGGATTTTAGCAGCGCCAAGCAGGAAATATACATAGTGAAGTAA
- the hepT gene encoding type VII toxin-antitoxin system HepT family RNase toxin gives MKYDYDKMKKLIVELVTARGRLAELAGLQEHEFINNPHMVASAKYHFIVAIESIIDICNHLIAKNKLRVPEDYGDTFKILGEAGFFSVEFMDTLTAMAKFRNRLVHVYWDVDSAQLYSILLTDLKDLDHFIELIKQELILK, from the coding sequence TTGAAATATGATTACGATAAAATGAAAAAATTAATCGTTGAATTGGTCACAGCTCGCGGCCGTCTCGCCGAATTGGCCGGTCTTCAGGAGCATGAGTTTATCAATAACCCCCACATGGTCGCCAGTGCTAAGTACCATTTTATAGTTGCAATTGAATCCATTATTGATATTTGTAATCATTTAATTGCCAAAAACAAGCTGCGTGTTCCTGAAGACTATGGTGATACCTTTAAAATTTTGGGTGAGGCAGGCTTTTTCAGCGTGGAGTTTATGGATACCTTAACAGCTATGGCCAAGTTCAGGAACAGGCTGGTACATGTTTATTGGGATGTAGACAGTGCTCAGCTGTATAGCATTCTCTTAACTGATTTAAAAGATCTGGATCACTTTATTGAGTTAATAAAGCAAGAACTTATTTTAAAATAG
- a CDS encoding peptidoglycan recognition protein family protein, which produces MALRRTHIILHHTGAEEKDARQVRRYHLSKGWRDVGYNFIIERDGRVVRGRSLAMPGAHCAASGMNYRGIGVAVIGNMENRRLTEEQFLALRRLISSIMEEYGIAWENVLLHRDVPGARTRCPGKYFPEVGALQSNEYG; this is translated from the coding sequence ATGGCGCTGCGTAGGACCCATATTATCCTGCACCATACCGGGGCGGAGGAGAAGGATGCCCGGCAGGTCAGGCGGTATCACCTGAGCAAAGGCTGGCGGGATGTGGGCTATAACTTCATCATCGAACGGGATGGGCGGGTAGTCCGAGGAAGATCGCTGGCCATGCCGGGCGCCCACTGCGCCGCAAGCGGGATGAATTACCGGGGAATAGGCGTTGCGGTAATAGGCAATATGGAAAATCGCCGGCTGACGGAGGAACAATTCCTGGCGCTGCGGCGTCTAATAAGCAGCATTATGGAAGAATATGGCATAGCATGGGAAAATGTGCTGTTGCACCGGGATGTCCCGGGAGCCAGGACCAGGTGCCCTGGGAAGTATTTTCCCGAGGTCGGGGCGCTGCAGTCTAATGAGTATGGATAA
- a CDS encoding YwgA family protein: MFEIHQNLLRLFGLLGKVSGRKKLQKIVYITQKAGVNLNEDFSYHYYGPYSESLSNKIKELVVMGLIKEEIERTAYGYPQYTYSLTDKGRELLELFSVEGFTQQQRKLILTLNQYDSRFLELVATMWFLLEKGYTREKAEEEICTQLKPDQNYRHEEVTQAFEVITGLTLN; this comes from the coding sequence ATGTTTGAAATCCATCAAAATTTGCTGCGACTTTTCGGATTGTTGGGCAAAGTTAGCGGAAGAAAAAAATTGCAAAAAATAGTTTATATTACTCAAAAGGCGGGAGTCAACCTAAATGAAGATTTTAGCTATCATTACTATGGTCCTTACTCAGAATCATTAAGTAATAAGATTAAAGAACTGGTAGTCATGGGGTTAATTAAAGAAGAAATTGAACGCACAGCCTACGGCTATCCCCAGTATACTTATTCGCTGACTGATAAAGGCCGAGAACTTTTGGAGCTGTTTTCTGTAGAAGGCTTTACTCAACAGCAAAGAAAGTTGATTTTAACACTTAACCAATACGACTCTAGGTTTTTGGAATTGGTAGCTACTATGTGGTTTTTACTTGAAAAAGGATATACTCGGGAAAAAGCTGAGGAAGAGATTTGCACCCAATTAAAACCTGACCAAAATTATAGGCATGAAGAGGTAACACAGGCATTTGAAGTAATTACAGGTTTAACCCTTAATTAG
- a CDS encoding DUF1659 domain-containing protein, protein MAVVVTPVQSVLRLVVQTGTDGSGNPVYRNRSYSRVKPLMPEQEVYDVAVAIAGLQTNPLHAVQLIGTSDLAQV, encoded by the coding sequence ATGGCAGTAGTAGTAACTCCGGTGCAGTCGGTGCTCCGCCTGGTAGTGCAGACCGGTACCGACGGCAGTGGGAACCCGGTCTACAGAAACCGGTCCTACAGCAGGGTCAAGCCGCTGATGCCAGAGCAGGAAGTGTATGATGTGGCGGTGGCAATTGCCGGGCTGCAGACCAACCCCCTGCATGCGGTGCAGCTCATCGGCACCAGTGACCTGGCCCAGGTCTAA
- a CDS encoding HD domain-containing protein, translating into MSGESKLFRDPIHGFIEVESDILPLLNTKEFQRLRRLTQLGVTSLVYPGAEHSRFGHSLGTMHLFRRIAKRWREKGMDLTEEEEKAGIVTALLHDIGHGPFSHVVEKFLTAKKKHEKWTVEIVSDSTEINKCLRTISQNLPEQVAKIMKHDPEFKVVSSLLSSQLDVDRMDYLLRDAYYTGTSYGKYDLDRLIEKIARNKDRVFIARGGLHAAEQFIFSRYYAYWQVYFHQTTRGFEKLLQKIWQRAYELFTEGHLSDIDIVSSLRPFFGESEISLEQYLQVDNSDFYQQIKHWANHSDPILSDLAQRFLKRQPFKAFIFPKDFSLDYLNRVQQVIENHGYDPRYYILEDTTSDVAYDYYTREEDDEQKPEILIEDEQDGRIKEISKVSDPIKAIASHRRAVMRIYVPDKICHDELKKLN; encoded by the coding sequence ATGAGTGGTGAGTCTAAACTTTTTAGAGATCCTATTCATGGATTTATTGAGGTAGAGTCGGACATTTTACCGCTCTTAAATACTAAAGAGTTTCAACGGCTGCGCAGGCTGACCCAACTGGGCGTTACATCCCTGGTTTACCCTGGAGCGGAACATTCCCGTTTCGGGCATTCTTTAGGAACTATGCATTTATTTAGACGGATAGCAAAAAGATGGCGGGAGAAGGGTATGGATTTAACGGAAGAAGAGGAAAAGGCCGGGATAGTTACAGCTTTGTTACATGACATAGGTCACGGTCCCTTTTCTCATGTAGTGGAGAAATTCCTAACCGCCAAAAAGAAACATGAAAAATGGACCGTTGAGATTGTTTCTGACTCCACTGAAATCAATAAGTGTCTACGCACAATTTCTCAAAATTTACCTGAGCAAGTGGCAAAAATAATGAAACATGATCCGGAATTTAAAGTTGTAAGCAGCTTACTTTCCAGCCAGCTAGATGTGGACAGAATGGACTATCTTTTAAGGGACGCATATTATACAGGAACTAGTTATGGAAAATATGATCTGGACAGATTAATAGAAAAGATTGCACGGAACAAGGATAGAGTATTTATAGCAAGAGGCGGTTTGCATGCGGCTGAGCAGTTTATTTTCTCCCGATATTATGCATATTGGCAGGTTTATTTCCATCAAACGACACGGGGTTTCGAAAAGCTGCTGCAAAAAATTTGGCAGCGTGCTTATGAATTATTTACCGAAGGGCATTTAAGCGACATTGATATTGTATCCTCGTTAAGGCCGTTTTTTGGCGAATCCGAAATTAGTTTGGAGCAATATTTACAGGTAGATAACAGTGACTTCTATCAACAAATAAAACATTGGGCTAATCACTCTGATCCGATACTGTCAGACCTGGCTCAAAGGTTCTTAAAAAGACAGCCTTTCAAAGCATTTATATTTCCAAAAGATTTTTCTTTGGACTATTTGAATAGAGTGCAACAAGTTATTGAAAATCATGGATACGACCCAAGATATTATATTTTAGAGGACACTACTTCCGATGTGGCTTATGATTATTATACCAGGGAGGAAGATGATGAACAAAAACCTGAAATACTGATTGAAGATGAACAGGATGGCCGGATTAAAGAAATAAGTAAGGTTAGTGATCCGATAAAAGCAATTGCCAGTCACCGGCGGGCGGTAATGCGGATTTACGTTCCTGATAAAATTTGTCATGATGAGCTTAAAAAACTTAATTGA
- a CDS encoding DUF2922 domain-containing protein, with the protein MLTKRLEMIFRNAGGGRTTISVLDPKDTLTEAEVQAAMQTIITKNIFETSGGDLVGIIGARVVTTDVTDLIAG; encoded by the coding sequence ATGCTTACCAAGAGGCTGGAGATGATATTCCGGAACGCCGGGGGCGGCAGGACCACCATCTCGGTGCTGGACCCCAAGGACACCTTAACTGAGGCGGAAGTCCAGGCTGCCATGCAGACCATAATCACCAAAAACATTTTTGAAACTTCCGGAGGTGATTTGGTGGGAATAATCGGCGCCAGGGTAGTGACCACCGATGTCACTGACTTGATTGCAGGGTAA
- a CDS encoding YvrJ family protein produces the protein MLAQVANYGFPMVVAIYLLVRVEKKLDDLTAAITSLERAIENGAA, from the coding sequence ATGCTGGCCCAGGTAGCCAATTACGGTTTTCCCATGGTGGTGGCAATTTATCTGTTGGTGCGGGTGGAGAAGAAGCTGGACGATTTGACGGCGGCAATTACCAGTTTGGAAAGGGCGATTGAAAATGGCGCTGCGTAG
- a CDS encoding ArnT family glycosyltransferase, which yields MRITREDCHVHRWLYLILPAAFILRLLWVLNVKTAPVFDFLKYHLGAMSIAQGMGYKLYGSPTAFEPIGYPAFLALLYSTIAPRLIVPKLMNVLMSLGIIVLAYFLGKRLFNKTVGVLTAAFLALSPRNIAYTSVLSNEIFFTFFFLLALLIIVSRGDRKWSGPVLGVVSGILALTKPFMLLFPGVLFLIDWVWRGSLGASLKKAAVIALFTLLAISPWTVRNYIVFKEFIPISTNGGITLYLNNNPYANGHWQDPFKFPNSPLAKYKNEETGFWDELAVDKLGKQLAREWILEHPGEFIRLGFKKLYYVYNDAWDVYYAVEQLTDGKPLANRTWVYRTARYAYYALLGMLALYLLVLPRALWRGEKVKSHLVLLINIAFFSGIYFVFEGQPRYIFPLLPLFAMMAAWAVGSIFAGNHFSRT from the coding sequence TTGCGAATTACTAGGGAAGACTGTCATGTTCACCGCTGGCTTTATCTTATCTTGCCTGCGGCGTTTATCCTGAGGCTCCTCTGGGTGCTGAATGTCAAGACGGCGCCGGTGTTTGATTTTTTGAAGTATCATTTGGGGGCCATGTCCATTGCCCAGGGCATGGGGTATAAGCTCTACGGCAGCCCCACAGCCTTTGAGCCCATCGGCTACCCGGCCTTTTTGGCGCTTTTATACTCCACCATAGCCCCGCGGCTAATTGTGCCCAAGCTGATGAACGTGCTGATGTCCCTGGGCATTATTGTGCTGGCATATTTTTTAGGCAAGCGGCTCTTCAACAAAACTGTGGGTGTTTTGACCGCCGCTTTTTTGGCTTTATCGCCCCGGAACATTGCGTATACCAGCGTGCTGTCCAACGAGATTTTCTTCACTTTCTTTTTTCTGCTGGCTTTGCTGATTATAGTCAGCAGGGGTGACAGGAAATGGAGTGGGCCGGTGCTGGGGGTGGTAAGCGGTATCCTGGCTTTGACCAAGCCGTTTATGCTGCTTTTCCCCGGGGTATTGTTTTTAATTGACTGGGTGTGGAGGGGGAGTCTCGGGGCCAGCCTCAAAAAGGCGGCGGTCATCGCCCTTTTTACTCTGCTTGCCATCAGCCCCTGGACTGTCAGGAATTACATTGTTTTCAAGGAATTTATCCCTATCTCCACCAACGGGGGCATTACCCTCTACCTGAATAACAACCCCTATGCCAACGGCCACTGGCAGGACCCCTTCAAGTTTCCCAACAGCCCCTTGGCCAAGTATAAAAACGAGGAGACCGGTTTTTGGGACGAGCTGGCGGTGGACAAGCTGGGCAAGCAACTGGCCAGGGAGTGGATTTTGGAGCATCCGGGAGAGTTTATCCGGCTGGGCTTTAAGAAGCTCTACTATGTCTATAACGATGCCTGGGATGTGTACTACGCGGTGGAGCAGCTGACTGACGGTAAGCCCCTGGCCAACCGGACCTGGGTCTACAGGACAGCCCGCTATGCCTATTACGCTTTATTGGGTATGCTGGCGCTGTATCTGCTGGTTCTGCCCCGGGCGTTGTGGCGCGGCGAGAAGGTGAAGAGCCACTTGGTGCTCTTAATTAATATAGCCTTTTTTTCCGGGATTTACTTTGTCTTTGAAGGCCAGCCCCGGTACATCTTCCCCTTGCTGCCGCTCTTTGCCATGATGGCCGCCTGGGCGGTGGGGAGTATTTTTGCCGGGAATCACTTTTCGAGAACATAG
- the mntA gene encoding type VII toxin-antitoxin system MntA family adenylyltransferase antitoxin, with protein MAKRYSLSEKEKELILDVIKGMLLQHPQISFVYLHGSFLLEECFADIDLAVYLNSLKNVDKAKVTEYEIRLEMELEKAINYPVDLRVLNFAPLSFKYGVIKKGTLLFETDEEHRASFQERTLDLYFDFEPYRKRYFKEALGFEI; from the coding sequence ATGGCTAAAAGATACAGTCTTTCTGAGAAAGAAAAAGAGCTGATATTGGACGTTATCAAAGGAATGTTGCTGCAACATCCTCAGATTAGCTTTGTTTATCTACATGGTTCGTTTCTTTTGGAAGAATGCTTTGCGGATATTGATTTGGCAGTATATCTCAATAGCCTGAAGAATGTAGATAAAGCTAAAGTTACCGAATATGAGATTAGGCTTGAAATGGAATTGGAAAAGGCCATAAACTACCCAGTGGACCTGCGGGTATTGAATTTTGCCCCTCTGTCATTTAAATATGGGGTAATTAAAAAAGGAACATTGCTTTTTGAAACAGATGAAGAGCATAGAGCTTCATTTCAAGAAAGGACATTAGATTTGTACTTTGATTTTGAGCCATACCGAAAACGCTATTTTAAGGAGGCCTTGGGCTTTGAAATATGA